A genomic window from Pseudomonas alcaligenes includes:
- a CDS encoding YciI family protein, which yields MLYAIIASDAPESLDKRLATRPAHLARLEQLKAEGRLVLAGPHPAIDSNDPGPAGFSGSLIVAEFESLAAAQSWADADPYRAAGVYASVLVKPFKQVMP from the coding sequence ATGCTCTACGCCATCATCGCCAGCGATGCCCCCGAGTCCCTGGACAAGCGCCTGGCCACCCGCCCAGCCCACCTGGCCCGCCTGGAGCAACTGAAAGCCGAAGGCCGCCTGGTGCTGGCCGGCCCGCATCCTGCCATCGACAGCAACGACCCCGGTCCGGCCGGCTTCTCCGGCAGCCTGATCGTCGCCGAGTTCGAGTCCCTCGCCGCCGCCCAGAGCTGGGCCGACGCCGACCCCTACCGTGCCGCCGGCGTCTACGCCAGCGTGCTGGTCAAACCCTTCAAGCAGGTAATGCCCTGA
- a CDS encoding Spy/CpxP family protein refolding chaperone, producing the protein MRKTLTALLLAASLPTLALAMPEGAPGEHGPCSKAMHGEHRGHGMRMFKDLDLDLSAEQREQMGKLMRERKGDPREITQKYLDKLPKADQDALKQELETARLEHDKAIRAILTPEQQKTFDAHKAEMAKRRAERAEFEAWKAEKAQKAE; encoded by the coding sequence ATGCGCAAGACCCTCACCGCCCTGCTGCTCGCCGCCAGCCTGCCGACCCTCGCCCTGGCCATGCCCGAAGGCGCCCCTGGCGAGCACGGCCCCTGCAGCAAGGCCATGCACGGCGAGCACCGCGGCCACGGCATGCGGATGTTCAAGGACCTCGACCTCGACCTCAGCGCCGAACAGCGCGAGCAGATGGGCAAGCTGATGCGCGAGCGCAAGGGCGATCCCCGCGAGATCACCCAGAAGTATCTGGACAAGCTGCCCAAGGCCGACCAGGACGCCCTCAAGCAGGAGCTGGAAACCGCGCGCCTGGAGCATGACAAGGCCATCCGCGCCATCCTCACCCCGGAGCAGCAGAAGACCTTCGACGCGCACAAGGCCGAGATGGCGAAACGTCGCGCCGAACGCGCGGAATTCGAGGCCTGGAAGGCCGAGAAAGCACAAAAAGCCGAGTAA
- a CDS encoding response regulator transcription factor — MTDLLLIDDDTELCELLASWLQQEGFAVRACHDGVSARAALAGQSPAAVILDVMLPDGSGLELLKQLRSEHAELPVLMLSARGEPLDRILGLELGADDYLAKPCDPRELTARLRAVLRRSQPVASSSRLELGDLSYSPQRGVANLGEHEIALTLSEGRILEALLQQPGEPLDKQALAQLALGRKLTLYDRSLDMHVSNLRKKLGPHPDGRPRIVALRSRGYYYAP, encoded by the coding sequence ATGACCGACCTGCTGCTGATCGACGACGACACTGAGCTCTGCGAGCTCTTGGCCAGCTGGCTGCAGCAGGAAGGTTTCGCCGTGCGCGCCTGCCATGACGGTGTCAGCGCCCGCGCGGCCCTGGCCGGGCAGAGCCCGGCGGCAGTGATACTCGACGTGATGCTGCCCGACGGCAGCGGCCTGGAGCTGCTCAAGCAGCTGCGCAGCGAGCACGCCGAACTGCCGGTGCTGATGCTCTCGGCGCGCGGCGAGCCGCTGGACCGCATCCTTGGCCTGGAGCTGGGTGCCGACGACTACCTGGCCAAGCCCTGCGACCCGCGCGAGCTGACCGCCCGCCTGCGCGCCGTGCTGCGCCGCAGCCAGCCGGTCGCCAGCTCCTCGCGCCTGGAGCTGGGCGACCTCAGCTACAGCCCGCAGCGCGGCGTGGCCAACCTCGGCGAGCACGAGATCGCCCTGACCCTGTCCGAGGGCCGCATCCTCGAGGCCCTGCTGCAGCAACCCGGCGAACCGCTGGACAAGCAGGCCCTGGCCCAGCTGGCGCTGGGTCGCAAGCTGACCCTCTACGACCGTAGCCTGGACATGCACGTCAGCAACCTGCGCAAGAAGCTCGGTCCGCACCCCGACGGCCGCCCGCGCATCGTCGCCCTGCGCAGCCGTGGCTACTACTACGCGCCCTGA
- a CDS encoding LysE family translocator, translating to MLDLTQLMTYALSLLIAAIVPGPGMAALVARSVGGGAAAGTCLLLGLILGDLIYLSFAVFGLALIAEHFDLLFQLVRWGAALYLGYLAWLFWCADHQEIVVGRPAHSQELLSAALSGLTITLGNPKTIAFYLALVPLAIDLNSVSLGTWALVLVPLTVAVLLVVGAVFILAAVRIRHMLSSPRAQQHLFRGAATVMLGAALSMLVR from the coding sequence GTGCTCGATCTGACCCAACTCATGACTTATGCGCTGTCTTTGCTGATTGCGGCGATAGTGCCCGGCCCCGGCATGGCGGCGCTGGTCGCCCGCAGCGTGGGCGGCGGGGCGGCTGCGGGAACCTGCCTGCTGCTCGGCTTGATCCTGGGCGACCTGATCTACCTGTCGTTCGCCGTCTTCGGCCTGGCGCTGATCGCCGAGCATTTCGACCTGCTGTTCCAGTTGGTGCGCTGGGGGGCTGCTCTCTACCTGGGCTACCTGGCCTGGCTTTTCTGGTGCGCCGATCACCAGGAGATCGTGGTGGGACGGCCGGCGCATAGCCAGGAGCTGCTGTCCGCCGCCCTATCGGGGCTGACCATTACCCTGGGCAACCCGAAAACCATCGCCTTCTACCTGGCGCTGGTGCCCCTGGCCATCGACCTGAACAGCGTTTCCCTCGGCACCTGGGCATTGGTACTGGTGCCGCTTACCGTGGCGGTACTGCTGGTGGTGGGGGCGGTGTTCATTCTCGCGGCGGTGCGCATCCGCCACATGCTCTCGAGCCCGCGCGCCCAGCAGCACCTGTTCCGCGGGGCGGCCACGGTGATGCTGGGGGCGGCCCTGTCCATGCTGGTACGCTGA
- a CDS encoding ATP-binding protein, whose protein sequence is MRSLFWRIFASFWLAVALVAGLSLLLGRALDQDAWVLGRHPALKDLPELWTQLYERDGPEAAQQFLEKRKRRFRVNVQVLNDNGQALVYGTFPPRAAAFEARQDNPQRLPWRRITEEYQSPASGETYLFIYRIPHPEMMAWHRDSLFWPLSALGIALVVLTAISLLLTFSITRPLGRLRGAVHDLGQTAYQQHSLARLAARGDEFGVLARDFNRMGARLQDLIGSQRQLLRDVSHELRSPLARLRVALALAERAEPGERDKLWGRLTQECDRLEALIGEILALARLDADPGAARPIDLRQLLDGLQADAALAAPAQRLQIRMDSRPLPLAGWPDMLGRALDNLLRNALRFNPPGQPIEVTVQQQDGQLRISVRDHGPGAPQEVLARLGEPFYRAPNQDAAGHGLGLAIARRAAERHGGRLLLDNHPEGGFIATLELPLTQQQ, encoded by the coding sequence ATGCGTTCACTGTTCTGGCGCATCTTCGCCAGCTTCTGGCTGGCGGTGGCCCTGGTCGCCGGCCTGTCGCTGCTGCTGGGCCGCGCGCTGGACCAGGACGCCTGGGTGCTCGGCCGCCACCCGGCCCTCAAGGACTTGCCCGAACTCTGGACCCAGCTCTACGAGCGCGACGGCCCCGAGGCCGCCCAGCAGTTCCTGGAAAAGCGCAAGCGGCGCTTCCGGGTCAACGTCCAGGTGCTCAACGACAATGGCCAGGCCCTGGTCTACGGCACCTTTCCGCCACGCGCGGCCGCCTTCGAGGCACGCCAGGACAACCCGCAACGCCTGCCCTGGCGGCGCATCACCGAGGAATACCAGAGCCCGGCCTCGGGCGAGACCTACCTGTTCATCTACCGCATCCCCCATCCGGAGATGATGGCCTGGCACCGCGACAGCCTGTTCTGGCCACTCAGTGCCCTCGGCATCGCCCTGGTGGTGCTGACCGCCATCAGCCTGCTGCTGACCTTCTCCATCACCCGCCCGCTCGGCCGCCTGCGCGGCGCCGTGCACGACCTCGGGCAGACCGCCTACCAGCAGCACAGCCTGGCCAGGCTGGCCGCGCGCGGCGACGAGTTCGGCGTGCTGGCCCGCGACTTCAACCGCATGGGCGCGCGCCTGCAAGACCTGATCGGCAGCCAGCGCCAGCTGCTGCGCGACGTCTCCCACGAACTGCGCTCGCCGCTGGCACGCCTGCGCGTGGCCCTGGCCCTGGCCGAACGCGCCGAGCCGGGCGAACGGGACAAGCTGTGGGGCCGCCTGACCCAGGAATGCGATCGCCTGGAGGCGCTGATCGGCGAGATTCTTGCCCTCGCCCGCCTGGACGCCGACCCCGGGGCCGCGCGCCCGATCGACCTGCGCCAGCTGCTCGACGGCCTGCAGGCCGACGCCGCCCTGGCCGCCCCCGCCCAGCGCCTGCAGATCCGCATGGACAGCCGCCCCCTGCCGCTCGCGGGCTGGCCGGACATGCTCGGCCGCGCGCTAGACAACTTGCTGCGCAACGCCCTGCGCTTCAACCCGCCGGGCCAGCCCATCGAAGTGACGGTGCAGCAGCAGGACGGCCAGCTGCGCATCAGCGTGCGCGACCATGGCCCCGGCGCCCCACAGGAGGTGCTGGCGCGGCTGGGTGAACCCTTCTACCGCGCGCCCAACCAGGACGCCGCCGGCCACGGCCTGGGCCTGGCCATCGCGCGCCGCGCCGCCGAGCGCCATGGCGGCCGCCTGCTGCTGGACAACCACCCGGAGGGCGGCTTCATCGCCACCCTGGAACTGCCGCTGACACAGCAGCAGTGA